The Aquamicrobium lusatiense genome segment CGCCCCGCACGGTGTTGAAAACCGGCATGCCCTGATGGACCTGCCCGCCTTTGCCGGGCGTGACGCCACCCACGACATTGGTGCCGTAGCGCCGCATCTCGTCGGCGTGGAAGCTGCCGATCTTGCCGGTCAGGCCCTGCACGATCACGCGCGACCTGCGGTTCAACAGAATTGCCATCTCGTCCTCCCTCAGTTCGCTTTCTTGTTCTTCTTGGAAAAGGCGCGCATGGCCTCGACCGATCTTTCAGCGGCCTCGGCCAGCGTATCGGCGACGATCACGTCCTCGCCGGATTCCGCCAGTATCCTGCGGCCTTCCTCCACATTGGTGCCTGCCAGCCGCACCACCAGCGGCACCCCGACGCCGACTTCGCGGATGGCCTTGATGACGCCTTCGGCAACCCAGTCGCAGCGGTTGATGCCGGCGAAGATGTTGACGAGGATGGTTTCGACATTGTTGTCGGCAAGCACGGCGCGGAACGCCTTTGCCACCCGCTCCGGCGAAGCGCCGCCGCCGATGTCGAGGAAGTTCGCCGGTTCCCCGCCGGCGATCTTGATCATGTCCATGGTGGCCATGGCCAGACCCGCACCGTTGATGATGCAGCCGATATTGCCGTCGAGCCCCACATAGGAGAGGCCGCGATCGCCGGCGAAGGTCTCGCGCGGATCCTCCTGCGACTTGTCACGCAGTTCCGATATTTCGGGCCGGCGAAACAGGGCGTTCTCGTCGAAGGACATCTTGGCGTCGAGGGCGATCAGGTTGCCGTCGCCGGTCACCACCAGCGGATTGATCTCCAGCATGGAGGCGTCGAAGTCGCGGAATACGCGATAGCAGCCCATCAGCGTATCCACCGCCTTGCCGATCAGCCGGTTGTCGAGCCCCAGCCCGAAGGCGATCTCGCGCGCCTGGAACTGCTGCATGCCGACGCCTGGATCGACGATGGCGCGGATGATGGAATCCGGCTCCTTCTCGGCGATCTCCTCGATCTCCATGCCGCCCGAGGCAGAACCCACGATCATGACGCGCTCTGATTTGCGATCAAGAACGATGCCGAGATAAAGCTCCTGTCGGATGTCGACCGTCTCCTCGATGTAGAGGCGGGAGACGAGCTTGCCTTTCGGCCCGGTCTGGGTGGTGGCGAGCTTGCGCCCCAGCAGGGATTCAGCGGCCTTCGCCACTTCGCCATCGGAGTTGCAGATCTGTATGCCGCCTGCCTTGCCGCGTGCGCCGGAATGGATCTGCGCCTTGACCACCCATTTGCCGCCGCCGATCTCGCTGGCGCGATAAGCGGCCTGCTCGGGGCTGTAGGCAAGGCCGCCGCGCGGGATCTGGACCGAATAGCGCGACAGCAGTTCCTTGGCCTGGTATTCGTGGATATCCATCTTGAACCTCCCTCAGGCTGCCTGCGCAGCACGCTCTATGGCTTCGTGGACGACCAGCACGTTGCGGGCCATGCGCTCGGAAGCGGCGTCGATCATCTTGCCGTCCAGAGCCGCCGCACCCTTGCCCTGCTCTTCCGCCTCCTTCAGCGCCTCGATGATGCGGCGCGCGCGGGCCACCTCCTTGGCCGGCGGCGAGAAGACCTCGTTGGCAAGCTCGATCTGCGAGGGGTGGATGGCCCACTTGCCCTCGATGCCGAGGGCGGCCGCACGTCTGGCGGCGTCCAGATAGGCTTCAGGATCGGAGAAATCGCCGAACGGCCCGTCGACCGCCCGCAGCCCATAGGCCCGGCAGGCCACCGTCATGCGCGACAGCGCGAAATGCCACTGATCGCCCGGATAGTCGGGATTGAGGCCGCCGATGCTGACCGTGCGCGCCTTGCAGCTCGCCGCATAGTCGGCGACGCCGAAATGCATCGCCTCAAGCCGTCCGCCATAGGAGGCGATCGCCTCGACGTTGGCCATGCCGAGCGCCGTCTCGATCAGCGCTTCCAGACCGACGCGGGTTTCAAAGCCCTTTGCCATCTCGATCTGGTTGACCAGCGCCTCGACCATGTAGAGGTCGGCCGGCACGCCGACCTTCGGCACCAGAATGGTGTCCAGACGGTCGCCCGCCTGCTCCATCACATCGACCACGTCGCGATACATGTAGTGGGTATCGAGGCCGTTGATGCGGATCGAGATGGTCTTGCCGCGGGCGCGCCAGTCGATTTCGTTCAGCGCCCGGATGATGTTCTCGCGGGCCTTTTCCTTGTCCGGCGGGGCGACCGCGTCTTCCATGTCGAGGAAGACGTAGTCGGCGGCGCCCTCGGCGGCCTTGCGGATCATTTCCACGTTGGAGCCCGGAACGGCAAGCTCGCTGCGCTGTAGACGTGGTTTGCGAAGATGATGGAGGGTATGGCTCATGGCTGCTGCCTCCCTCAGGCCGCTTTGGCGACGGCGGGTTTGGCCGCCTGGCTGTAATATTCCACCGCAGCTCCAACGCCCGAGCCGGCCCTGATCTTCACGCCGCAG includes the following:
- a CDS encoding malate--CoA ligase subunit beta; its protein translation is MDIHEYQAKELLSRYSVQIPRGGLAYSPEQAAYRASEIGGGKWVVKAQIHSGARGKAGGIQICNSDGEVAKAAESLLGRKLATTQTGPKGKLVSRLYIEETVDIRQELYLGIVLDRKSERVMIVGSASGGMEIEEIAEKEPDSIIRAIVDPGVGMQQFQAREIAFGLGLDNRLIGKAVDTLMGCYRVFRDFDASMLEINPLVVTGDGNLIALDAKMSFDENALFRRPEISELRDKSQEDPRETFAGDRGLSYVGLDGNIGCIINGAGLAMATMDMIKIAGGEPANFLDIGGGASPERVAKAFRAVLADNNVETILVNIFAGINRCDWVAEGVIKAIREVGVGVPLVVRLAGTNVEEGRRILAESGEDVIVADTLAEAAERSVEAMRAFSKKNKKAN
- a CDS encoding HpcH/HpaI aldolase/citrate lyase family protein codes for the protein MSHTLHHLRKPRLQRSELAVPGSNVEMIRKAAEGAADYVFLDMEDAVAPPDKEKARENIIRALNEIDWRARGKTISIRINGLDTHYMYRDVVDVMEQAGDRLDTILVPKVGVPADLYMVEALVNQIEMAKGFETRVGLEALIETALGMANVEAIASYGGRLEAMHFGVADYAASCKARTVSIGGLNPDYPGDQWHFALSRMTVACRAYGLRAVDGPFGDFSDPEAYLDAARRAAALGIEGKWAIHPSQIELANEVFSPPAKEVARARRIIEALKEAEEQGKGAAALDGKMIDAASERMARNVLVVHEAIERAAQAA